A single genomic interval of Mucilaginibacter robiniae harbors:
- the hpf gene encoding ribosome hibernation-promoting factor, HPF/YfiA family, whose translation MKITVQAIHFSADKKLLDFIQKKADKLDLYSDNIVSGEVYLKLENTENEANKVGEIKIQMPGHQLFARHQCKTFEECIDLAVESLRKQIQKQKQKQSAVADGTIKNSLLSVDEDEY comes from the coding sequence ATGAAAATTACCGTTCAAGCTATTCATTTTAGCGCTGACAAAAAACTACTGGATTTTATTCAAAAAAAAGCCGATAAGCTAGATTTATATAGTGATAATATTGTTAGTGGCGAAGTGTATTTGAAACTGGAAAATACGGAAAACGAAGCGAACAAAGTAGGAGAGATCAAAATCCAGATGCCCGGCCATCAATTGTTTGCCCGTCATCAATGTAAAACCTTTGAGGAGTGTATTGACTTGGCTGTTGAGAGCCTGCGCAAGCAAATACAAAAGCAAAAACAGAAGCAATCAGCTGTAGCTGATGGTACTATAAAAAATAGTTTGCTATCGGTTGATGAAGATGAATACTGA
- the nusG gene encoding transcription termination/antitermination protein NusG, producing the protein MSDQLKWYVVRAVSGKEKKVKQYIDAEINRLGISHLVPQVLIPTEKYYQMRDGKKIAKERNFFPGYVLMEAALDGELEHVIKNINSVIGFLGDKAGNAIPLRQSEVNRILGTVDEMAAQTETMNVPYYVGENVKVMDGPFNGFSGVIEEVNEEKKKLKVMVKIFGRRTPLELNYMQVEKE; encoded by the coding sequence ATGAGCGATCAGTTAAAGTGGTATGTGGTAAGAGCCGTTAGCGGCAAAGAAAAAAAAGTTAAACAATATATAGATGCCGAAATTAACCGCTTAGGTATTTCGCATTTAGTACCACAAGTTTTAATTCCAACCGAAAAATATTATCAGATGCGCGATGGCAAGAAAATTGCCAAAGAGCGTAACTTCTTTCCAGGTTATGTGTTAATGGAAGCTGCACTAGATGGTGAGCTGGAGCACGTAATTAAAAATATCAATAGCGTTATAGGTTTTTTAGGTGATAAAGCCGGTAATGCTATCCCTTTGCGCCAGTCAGAAGTAAACCGCATTTTAGGTACGGTTGATGAGATGGCGGCACAAACCGAAACCATGAATGTGCCTTATTACGTAGGCGAAAACGTAAAAGTAATGGATGGTCCTTTTAACGGCTTTAGCGGCGTGATTGAAGAAGTGAACGAAGAAAAGAAGAAGTTAAAGGTAATGGTAAAGATATTCGGGCGCCGAACGCCGCTTGAATTAAACTACATGCAAGTAGAAAAAGAATAA
- a CDS encoding glycoside hydrolase family 43 protein, with product MMAKKLLYLLTLITLGVTTVFSQNRELVVKENIPLDSIRLSDPFIIADKATNMYYMTGTGGLLWKSKDLKLWTGPYRVAKPDPNSWMGKNPMIWAAELHEYQGKYYYFATFTNRDVKIDTVRGNVLERRACHILVSDKPDGPFVPMADPIYLPANKPTLDATFWIEDKKPYMIYCGEWLLNWNGTVEKIQLKPDLSGTIGEGKVLFRASESPWSKEKQDGKIVPNKVTDGPYVFRTKTGRLGMIWTSWVYSVYTQGVAYSKSGKLDGPWMQESNPITPPDYGHGMLFQTLQGKWLMAVHSHKSINGHYLRVPHLFEVDLSGDKLIVGQPYMP from the coding sequence ATGATGGCAAAAAAACTGCTTTATCTACTAACCTTAATTACACTAGGTGTAACTACCGTTTTCTCTCAAAACCGTGAACTTGTAGTCAAAGAAAACATACCTTTAGATTCCATCCGCTTAAGCGATCCTTTCATTATTGCTGATAAAGCCACCAACATGTATTACATGACGGGAACAGGTGGCTTGTTGTGGAAAAGCAAAGACCTGAAATTGTGGACAGGCCCTTACCGGGTAGCTAAGCCTGACCCAAACTCTTGGATGGGAAAGAACCCTATGATTTGGGCAGCTGAATTGCACGAGTACCAAGGTAAATACTACTATTTTGCCACTTTTACCAACCGGGATGTAAAAATAGATACGGTTAGGGGGAATGTACTGGAACGCCGGGCCTGCCACATTTTGGTGAGTGATAAACCCGATGGCCCTTTTGTACCTATGGCTGACCCGATCTATCTGCCTGCCAACAAACCTACGTTGGATGCCACTTTCTGGATAGAAGATAAAAAGCCTTACATGATCTATTGTGGCGAATGGCTGCTGAACTGGAACGGTACTGTTGAGAAGATACAGCTAAAACCTGATTTAAGTGGTACAATCGGTGAAGGTAAAGTGCTGTTTCGAGCTAGTGAATCGCCATGGAGTAAGGAAAAGCAGGATGGTAAAATTGTGCCCAACAAAGTAACTGACGGGCCTTACGTATTCCGCACCAAAACCGGCCGATTGGGCATGATCTGGACCAGTTGGGTGTATAGCGTTTACACGCAAGGTGTAGCTTACTCTAAAAGCGGCAAACTGGACGGCCCTTGGATGCAGGAATCCAATCCGATTACCCCACCCGATTATGGTCATGGTATGCTGTTTCAAACTCTGCAAGGCAAATGGTTGATGGCTGTACATAGCCATAAAAGCATCAACGGCCATTACCTGCGCGTTCCTCATTTGTTCGAAGTGGATTTATCGGGCGATAAGTTGATAGTGGGGCAACCTTATATGCCTTGA
- the rpsU gene encoding 30S ribosomal protein S21, whose translation MIIINVKDGESLDKALKRFKKKFEKTGVLRELRSRQAFEKKSVARRNVVKHAIYKQGMNQETTV comes from the coding sequence ATGATTATTATCAATGTAAAAGACGGCGAATCATTAGATAAAGCGCTGAAACGTTTCAAAAAGAAATTTGAAAAAACTGGTGTTTTACGCGAACTGCGCAGCCGCCAAGCTTTTGAAAAGAAATCAGTTGCCCGCAGAAATGTGGTTAAACACGCCATCTATAAACAAGGCATGAATCAGGAAACTACTGTATAA
- a CDS encoding ABC transporter ATP-binding protein, with product MQLIIQSLSKTYSNGVQALKNINLTINSGMFGLLGPNGAGKSSLMRTIATLQEPDAGSITLGTIDVLSQKEAVRKTLGYLPQEFGVYPKISAEDLLSHLAVLKGISNSRERKDLVTSLLHKTNLYNDRKKHLSGYSGGMKQRFGIAQALLSNPKLIIVDEPTAGLDPAERNRFLNLLGELGEETIVILSTHIVEDVKELCTDMAIINKGEVLMQGSPLKALQELQGKIWSKRVDKGETESYKSRFNVISDKLVAGKPTLHVYAPAQPEPGFEQVQPDLEDVYFSYIFGRQPQLSTL from the coding sequence ATGCAATTAATCATTCAATCGCTCTCCAAAACCTATAGTAATGGTGTACAAGCGCTAAAAAATATCAACCTGACTATCAATTCGGGCATGTTCGGTTTGCTGGGGCCCAATGGTGCTGGCAAATCCAGTTTGATGCGTACCATTGCTACTCTACAAGAGCCGGATGCGGGCAGTATTACTTTGGGCACCATTGATGTACTAAGTCAAAAAGAAGCTGTACGCAAAACGCTGGGTTACCTGCCGCAAGAGTTTGGTGTATATCCTAAAATATCTGCCGAAGATTTGTTAAGCCACCTGGCTGTACTTAAAGGTATCAGCAACAGTCGCGAACGTAAGGATTTGGTTACCTCGCTGCTACATAAAACCAACTTGTATAACGATCGTAAAAAGCATTTATCAGGCTACTCAGGTGGGATGAAGCAGCGCTTTGGCATTGCCCAAGCTTTATTATCCAATCCAAAGCTTATTATTGTAGATGAACCAACAGCGGGCCTTGACCCAGCTGAGCGTAACCGTTTCTTGAACCTGTTAGGAGAATTGGGGGAAGAAACTATCGTTATTCTTTCTACTCACATTGTGGAAGATGTAAAAGAGTTATGTACCGATATGGCCATTATCAACAAAGGGGAGGTGTTGATGCAAGGTAGTCCGCTAAAAGCCTTACAGGAACTGCAAGGGAAAATTTGGAGCAAGCGGGTAGATAAGGGAGAAACTGAAAGTTATAAAAGCCGCTTTAACGTTATTTCTGATAAGCTGGTAGCTGGTAAGCCTACCTTACACGTTTATGCGCCTGCACAACCTGAACCCGGTTTCGAACAAGTGCAACCTGATCTGGAAGATGTTTACTTCTCTTACATCTTTGGTCGTCAACCGCAGTTATCCACCCTTTAA
- a CDS encoding CocE/NonD family hydrolase, with the protein MKKITFLLLSLFTLSALAQRGGGGPDAAYVKENYTKYEYQIPMRDGKKLFTSVYVPKDQSKKYPIMMDRTCYSVAPYGTDQYKPSLGPSPQFLHDGFIFVYQDVRGRWMSEGIYEEMTPELENHKTTNDIDEGTDTYDTIDWLIKNIPNNNGKVGVWGISYPGFYTTTSLLSRHPALVAASPQAPIADLWRDDGWHNGAFMLVANFGFYPGFTNRQDDKPTQRRGKEFNAGTEDGYDFFMKMGSMKNTNDKYFKDTIRLWNEMMNHPDYDQHWKDRNVLPHLHDIKTATLVTGGWYDAEDLYGAINTYKTLVKLNPNTPVYFAMGPWVHGGWARGTGDHLGDVDFGGATGPFYREKIEFAFFSHYLKGTPLDLPKVSTFETGANQWKTYNTWPPSPAQERNLYFLPGGKLSFTAPAAGKDTYNEFVSDPNNPVPFLNHKSMDMDREYMTADQRFAQKNPGVLTYQTDVLDHDVTLAGNIWANLKVSTTGTDADFVVKVLDVYPDTAKNNKFTGEGVQMAGYEQMVRSEAVRGKYRTGFDKPTAFVPGQVSPVNFELQDILHTFKKGHRIMVQVQSTWFPLIDRNTQQFQDIMKAKDTDFKKATHRVYISKAHPSFLKVRVM; encoded by the coding sequence ATGAAAAAAATAACCTTCCTTCTCCTTTCCTTGTTCACGCTATCTGCTTTGGCACAGCGGGGCGGTGGTGGCCCGGATGCGGCTTACGTTAAAGAAAACTATACCAAGTACGAGTACCAGATACCTATGCGTGATGGCAAAAAGCTGTTCACCTCAGTGTACGTGCCCAAAGACCAATCGAAAAAGTACCCCATCATGATGGACCGTACCTGCTACAGCGTAGCACCTTATGGTACCGATCAGTATAAACCAAGTTTAGGCCCTTCACCACAGTTTTTGCATGATGGTTTTATTTTCGTGTATCAGGATGTACGTGGTCGTTGGATGAGCGAGGGTATTTATGAGGAAATGACTCCTGAGCTGGAAAACCATAAAACCACTAATGATATAGATGAAGGCACCGATACATATGATACCATTGATTGGCTGATTAAGAACATACCAAACAACAATGGCAAAGTAGGGGTGTGGGGCATATCGTACCCCGGCTTTTATACCACTACCTCGCTGCTGAGCCGTCACCCAGCTTTGGTGGCAGCTTCGCCACAAGCACCCATTGCCGATTTATGGCGTGATGATGGCTGGCACAATGGCGCGTTTATGCTGGTAGCTAACTTTGGCTTTTACCCTGGTTTCACCAATCGGCAGGATGATAAACCTACCCAGCGCCGGGGCAAAGAATTTAATGCAGGTACGGAAGATGGTTACGACTTTTTTATGAAGATGGGTTCTATGAAGAACACCAACGATAAATATTTTAAAGATACCATCCGCTTGTGGAACGAAATGATGAACCATCCTGATTACGATCAGCATTGGAAAGACCGTAATGTACTGCCACACCTGCACGATATTAAAACAGCCACCCTGGTAACCGGCGGCTGGTACGATGCCGAGGATTTATATGGCGCTATCAACACCTACAAAACCTTGGTAAAACTGAATCCAAACACCCCGGTTTACTTTGCCATGGGCCCTTGGGTACATGGCGGCTGGGCACGTGGTACCGGCGACCATCTGGGCGATGTGGATTTTGGCGGTGCAACTGGTCCGTTTTACCGGGAGAAAATTGAGTTTGCCTTTTTTAGCCATTATCTGAAAGGTACACCGTTGGATTTACCTAAGGTTTCAACCTTTGAAACCGGCGCTAATCAGTGGAAAACATACAACACTTGGCCGCCTTCTCCTGCTCAAGAAAGGAACCTGTACTTTTTACCCGGTGGCAAATTGTCGTTCACAGCACCTGCTGCTGGTAAAGACACCTACAACGAGTTTGTATCTGACCCAAATAACCCAGTACCTTTTCTGAACCATAAAAGTATGGATATGGATCGCGAGTACATGACCGCCGATCAGCGTTTCGCTCAAAAAAATCCGGGTGTGTTAACTTACCAAACCGACGTGCTGGATCATGATGTGACCCTGGCCGGCAACATCTGGGCGAACCTTAAGGTATCTACCACTGGTACTGATGCCGACTTCGTAGTTAAGGTATTGGATGTGTACCCGGATACAGCCAAAAATAACAAGTTTACTGGTGAAGGCGTGCAAATGGCTGGTTACGAGCAAATGGTACGAAGCGAAGCCGTGCGCGGGAAGTATCGTACCGGCTTTGACAAACCAACCGCTTTTGTACCCGGTCAGGTAAGCCCGGTTAATTTTGAGTTGCAGGATATACTGCACACCTTCAAAAAAGGTCACCGTATTATGGTGCAGGTGCAAAGCACCTGGTTCCCGCTTATCGACCGCAACACCCAGCAGTTCCAAGATATTATGAAAGCCAAAGACACAGATTTCAAGAAGGCTACCCACCGGGTGTACATTTCTAAGGCACATCCAAGCTTTTTGAAGGTGCGGGTGATGTAA
- a CDS encoding ABC transporter permease/M1 family aminopeptidase, which yields MLWEVIKFEVKYRLNRPATYIYFLIWFLLAYAVMCWNGIHVGGDIGKVKQNASIVLFNIAGTLSLAVGLFVSSAVMGVPILRDFEHKMESLIFTTNINKTSYLVGRFLGSFLILLLISSGFIWGGWLGAHMPWNDHSKFLPISLAQFIRPWFIMIVFNMFVYSCIFFASGALSRKMLFVYLQAIVLLGFYAMVSELIGDVENMHRAALWDPFGYYTLQALTRYWTVAEQNALQVPFSGLLLVNRLLWSGLGLVFFAITFSVFKFRAVYTGLFKKKVFQSNKVAAADTLPVPFVQPTYSAGTWLSQVNVLSRLYFKEIIRSVPFWGIGIVGIVLIGINAEYATSFHGQELYPVSSSVAGFIASQIFLIINIMVLFYAGEIIWREKEVRFNQIFDALPVSYAVPIVAKYLALAGMLLVYLLFMIPVGVFTQLAKGFTHIELGVYIKILLFNVYIPILIYVAFTFFIQSLFNNKFIGYAVSILFYLYVIMTSQLKIFYNLLIPNSGGVGTYSDMNGFAADINKFLVLKTYWAAIGGLVLLLAVLLYQRGTDNSFKARLHNLRQRFGKPQAVFAILVMIIALAAGVYYYINANVWNKYHNPEQEMDLQANYEKQLKKTYERTLQPSVVNVKGTINLHPENGNLELQGTVTYKNLMRAPISELLVQEPADQDLHYSTLRFSIPTVKKKAYPLFRFTVYQLSTPLKPGDSLQMELIGKRTKKGFTNDRPEYNYVENGTFINNTDIFPSLGYNSGYELSDTDDRKKRGLKEQKGLPPRTDTLNRQLNLFGQRGRTGLDLVVSTAPDQIAITPGYLKKQWKQNGRAYFEYQMDKPVFNFFNIISGRYTVKRAKWNNVNLEVYYHQPHGYNVEGMLNTLKRGLSYDSQNFSPFLFQQARIIEFPKYRGFAQSFPNTIPFSEGIGFLFHKRPEKLDMTYYVTAHELGHQWWGHQVCEANTVGGQMYSEGLAQYSALMLLKHSLNVDELRRYLKYELDGYLQGRSSERKNENPLDQTDQQAYIHYQKASLAYFALQDYIGEDKVNQALRKLIANYGNQDNYPTSNVLTGYLKEVTPDSLKYVVDDLFSRITLFENRVVNPIAKKVKDGYEVTLPLQTVKYYADRSGNEKRAPIKDYIDIGVFTKQNGKEKLTYLQRQKFTQEKTTLTIKVKDKPVRAGIDPVYKMIDRNTDDNTALVEIK from the coding sequence ATGCTTTGGGAAGTTATCAAGTTTGAGGTGAAATATCGCCTTAACCGGCCGGCTACTTACATTTATTTTCTCATCTGGTTTTTACTGGCATATGCTGTAATGTGCTGGAACGGCATTCATGTAGGGGGAGACATTGGGAAGGTGAAGCAAAACGCCTCTATTGTACTGTTCAACATTGCGGGTACGTTAAGCCTGGCTGTTGGCTTGTTTGTGTCATCAGCCGTTATGGGCGTACCCATTCTGCGCGATTTTGAGCACAAGATGGAGTCGCTTATTTTTACCACTAATATCAACAAAACTAGCTATCTGGTAGGTCGCTTTTTAGGTTCGTTCCTGATTTTATTGCTGATTAGTTCCGGTTTTATCTGGGGAGGTTGGTTGGGTGCTCATATGCCTTGGAACGATCATAGTAAGTTTCTACCCATCAGCCTCGCGCAGTTTATCAGGCCGTGGTTTATCATGATTGTGTTTAATATGTTCGTTTACTCGTGCATATTTTTTGCCAGCGGAGCTCTAAGCCGTAAAATGCTGTTCGTTTACCTGCAGGCTATTGTGTTGCTGGGCTTTTATGCCATGGTGAGCGAACTGATAGGCGATGTAGAAAACATGCATCGCGCTGCCCTGTGGGATCCATTTGGCTATTACACTCTGCAAGCTTTAACCCGCTACTGGACGGTAGCCGAACAAAACGCATTACAAGTGCCTTTTAGTGGCTTGTTGTTAGTTAACCGTTTGCTGTGGTCGGGTTTAGGGCTGGTTTTTTTTGCTATCACCTTTTCCGTATTTAAGTTCAGAGCTGTTTATACTGGGTTGTTTAAAAAGAAAGTTTTTCAATCAAACAAAGTGGCAGCGGCTGATACCTTACCGGTACCTTTTGTGCAGCCTACTTATTCGGCTGGTACTTGGTTGAGCCAGGTGAATGTGCTTTCGCGATTATACTTTAAAGAGATTATTCGTTCTGTGCCTTTTTGGGGTATTGGTATTGTAGGGATTGTACTAATTGGCATCAATGCCGAATACGCTACTTCGTTTCACGGGCAGGAGTTGTACCCCGTATCTTCATCAGTAGCCGGGTTTATAGCCAGTCAGATATTTCTAATTATCAATATCATGGTACTATTCTACGCCGGCGAAATCATCTGGCGAGAAAAAGAAGTACGTTTCAACCAGATATTTGATGCCTTGCCTGTGAGTTATGCTGTGCCTATTGTGGCTAAGTATTTGGCTTTGGCCGGTATGCTGCTGGTGTATCTATTGTTCATGATACCAGTTGGCGTATTCACGCAATTGGCTAAAGGCTTTACGCATATTGAGCTGGGTGTGTATATCAAAATACTGTTATTTAATGTGTATATCCCTATCCTAATTTATGTAGCTTTTACTTTCTTTATTCAAAGCTTATTCAATAATAAGTTTATCGGTTATGCGGTGTCAATCTTGTTCTACCTGTATGTAATCATGACATCGCAACTGAAGATATTCTATAATCTGCTGATTCCTAATAGTGGTGGTGTAGGTACATATTCGGACATGAACGGCTTTGCGGCAGACATCAATAAATTTTTGGTGCTAAAAACCTATTGGGCTGCTATCGGTGGATTGGTACTCTTACTGGCCGTATTACTATATCAACGCGGAACTGATAACAGCTTTAAAGCTCGTTTGCATAATCTGCGCCAGCGTTTTGGCAAGCCCCAAGCTGTATTTGCTATATTGGTCATGATTATAGCTTTAGCGGCAGGTGTTTATTACTACATTAATGCAAATGTTTGGAATAAGTATCACAATCCTGAGCAGGAAATGGATTTGCAGGCTAATTATGAAAAGCAGTTAAAGAAAACGTATGAGCGCACCCTGCAACCTAGTGTAGTTAATGTAAAAGGAACCATAAACCTGCATCCTGAAAATGGTAATCTGGAGTTACAAGGTACGGTTACTTATAAAAACCTAATGCGTGCACCCATTTCTGAGTTGCTGGTGCAAGAACCTGCCGACCAAGATTTACATTATAGTACACTACGCTTTAGTATACCGACTGTCAAGAAGAAAGCTTATCCATTATTTCGGTTTACTGTGTACCAACTGTCAACTCCGCTTAAACCCGGAGACTCGTTGCAAATGGAACTAATAGGTAAGCGCACTAAAAAGGGCTTTACTAATGATAGACCAGAATACAATTATGTAGAAAACGGAACTTTCATTAACAATACGGATATATTCCCATCATTAGGATATAATAGTGGTTACGAGCTTTCGGATACAGATGATCGTAAGAAACGCGGACTTAAAGAGCAAAAAGGATTACCGCCACGTACCGATACACTTAACAGGCAATTAAATCTTTTTGGTCAGCGTGGGCGTACTGGGTTGGATTTGGTAGTGAGCACTGCACCTGACCAGATTGCTATTACCCCTGGCTATCTGAAAAAACAATGGAAACAGAATGGGCGTGCTTATTTTGAATACCAGATGGATAAACCCGTATTCAACTTCTTTAATATTATATCGGGCCGGTACACGGTGAAGCGGGCAAAATGGAATAATGTAAACCTGGAAGTGTACTATCATCAGCCGCACGGCTATAATGTGGAGGGTATGCTGAATACTTTAAAACGTGGCTTGAGTTATGATAGTCAGAACTTCAGTCCGTTTTTATTTCAGCAAGCACGTATTATTGAATTCCCCAAATACCGGGGTTTTGCTCAATCTTTCCCTAATACCATTCCGTTCTCAGAGGGAATAGGCTTCTTGTTTCATAAGCGGCCTGAAAAGCTGGATATGACTTATTATGTTACGGCACATGAACTTGGTCATCAATGGTGGGGGCACCAGGTTTGTGAGGCAAATACCGTAGGCGGGCAAATGTATTCGGAAGGTTTGGCGCAGTACAGTGCCCTGATGCTACTGAAACATTCGTTGAATGTGGATGAATTACGCCGATACCTGAAATACGAATTAGATGGTTATCTGCAAGGCCGGTCATCCGAACGAAAGAATGAAAATCCGCTCGATCAAACCGATCAACAAGCTTACATTCATTATCAAAAAGCATCACTGGCTTACTTTGCCTTGCAGGATTATATAGGGGAAGATAAAGTAAATCAAGCCTTGCGCAAACTAATTGCCAACTATGGTAATCAGGATAACTATCCTACATCAAATGTACTAACCGGTTATCTGAAAGAAGTAACACCCGATAGTTTGAAGTATGTAGTAGATGATTTGTTTAGCCGGATTACCTTATTTGAAAACCGCGTGGTAAACCCAATAGCCAAGAAAGTTAAAGATGGTTATGAAGTGACCTTACCGCTACAAACAGTAAAATATTATGCTGATCGTTCTGGTAACGAAAAGCGTGCGCCTATCAAAGACTACATCGATATTGGTGTGTTTACTAAACAAAACGGTAAAGAAAAATTAACTTACTTGCAACGGCAAAAGTTCACGCAGGAAAAAACAACCTTAACTATTAAAGTAAAAGATAAGCCTGTGCGTGCTGGCATCGATCCGGTTTATAAAATGATTGACCGTAATACGGATGATAATACTGCGCTAGTAGAAATTAAATAG
- the secE gene encoding preprotein translocase subunit SecE yields MSSVAEYIKESYIELTEKVTWPTWRELQSSAVLVLVAAIIIALVIFGMDQIIGYLLRLFYGSLT; encoded by the coding sequence ATGTCTTCAGTAGCCGAATACATCAAGGAGTCATATATCGAGTTAACCGAAAAGGTAACCTGGCCTACTTGGCGCGAGCTGCAAAGCAGTGCTGTACTGGTGCTGGTAGCAGCTATCATTATTGCGCTGGTTATATTTGGTATGGACCAGATTATTGGTTATCTGCTCAGGCTATTTTATGGTTCACTTACCTAA
- the tuf gene encoding elongation factor Tu produces the protein MAKEKFDRSKPHLNIGTIGHVDHGKTTLTAAITKVLADKGLSEARSFDSIDSAPEEKERGITINTAHVEYSTANRHYAHVDCPGHADYVKNMVTGAAQMDGAILVVAATDGPMPQTREHILLARQVGVPALTVFMNKVDMVDDPELLELVEMEIRELLSFYDFPGDDIPVIQGSALGGLNAEPKWVDKIMELMDAVDAYIPIPPRLTDLPFLMPVEDVFSITGRGTVATGRIERGVINSGDPVDILGMGAENLKSTVTGVEMFRKILDRGEAGDNVGLLLRGIEKTDIRRGMVICKPGSVTPHTDFKAEVYVLSKAEGGRHTPFFNKYRPQFYFRTTDVTGEIALAEGVEMVMPGDNVTITVSLINAIAMEKGLRFAIREGGRTVGAGQVTEILK, from the coding sequence ATGGCAAAAGAAAAGTTTGACCGCAGTAAGCCGCACTTAAACATCGGTACTATCGGTCACGTTGACCACGGTAAAACAACCTTAACCGCAGCTATCACTAAAGTTTTAGCTGATAAAGGTTTATCTGAGGCTCGTTCTTTCGATTCAATCGACTCTGCTCCTGAAGAAAAAGAACGTGGTATTACCATCAATACTGCGCACGTTGAATACTCAACTGCAAACCGTCACTACGCACACGTTGACTGTCCAGGTCACGCTGACTATGTAAAAAACATGGTTACTGGTGCTGCTCAAATGGACGGTGCTATCCTGGTAGTTGCTGCTACCGATGGTCCAATGCCACAAACTCGTGAGCACATCCTGTTAGCTCGTCAGGTAGGTGTACCTGCTTTGACTGTTTTCATGAACAAAGTTGACATGGTTGATGATCCGGAACTATTAGAATTAGTTGAAATGGAAATCCGTGAATTATTATCATTCTATGATTTCCCAGGTGATGATATTCCAGTTATCCAGGGTTCAGCTTTAGGTGGTCTGAACGCAGAACCTAAATGGGTTGACAAAATTATGGAATTAATGGATGCAGTTGATGCTTACATTCCAATTCCTCCACGTCTGACTGACCTTCCATTCCTGATGCCGGTTGAGGACGTATTCTCAATCACTGGTCGTGGTACTGTAGCTACTGGCCGTATCGAGCGTGGTGTTATCAACTCTGGTGATCCAGTTGATATCCTGGGTATGGGTGCTGAAAACTTAAAATCAACTGTTACAGGTGTGGAAATGTTCCGCAAAATCCTGGACAGGGGTGAAGCTGGTGACAACGTAGGTTTATTGTTACGTGGTATTGAGAAAACTGATATTCGTCGTGGTATGGTTATCTGTAAACCAGGTTCAGTAACTCCTCACACCGATTTCAAAGCCGAAGTTTACGTATTATCAAAAGCTGAAGGTGGTCGTCATACTCCATTCTTCAACAAATACCGTCCTCAGTTCTACTTCCGTACCACTGACGTAACTGGCGAAATTGCATTAGCAGAAGGTGTAGAAATGGTTATGCCTGGTGATAACGTTACTATCACTGTATCGTTAATCAACGCTATCGCAATGGAAAAAGGTTTACGTTTCGCTATCCGCGAAGGTGGCCGTACAGTAGGTGCTGGTCAGGTAACTGAAATCTTAAAATAA
- a CDS encoding tyrosine-type recombinase/integrase has protein sequence MFLSQFIQYITYEKRYSPHTVTAYESDLTQFMAFLNQSDPVVQHPSDITHHHIRNWMVTLMNDQSARTINRKIATLRKYFKFLLSEAHITTVPTAKVQALKTAKQLPVVVEDQKMMQLLDSDTLFTDDFKGVRDKLIIELLFGTGIRLSELTGLTEGDINTYEATIKVLGKRNKQRIVPLNKELQQLLQTYLVLKKSEIFANNSLKLIVTNTGADAYAKMIYLTVHKYLNYISTQNKKSPHVLRHSFATTLLNKGADLNAIKDLLGHASLSATQVYTHNSVERLKSIYKQAHPKA, from the coding sequence ATGTTTTTAAGCCAGTTTATCCAATATATTACTTACGAAAAGCGGTACTCGCCGCATACCGTAACGGCCTATGAGTCGGATCTGACTCAATTTATGGCTTTTTTGAACCAGTCTGATCCAGTGGTTCAGCATCCTTCCGATATAACCCATCATCATATCCGTAACTGGATGGTAACGCTGATGAATGATCAATCAGCCCGTACCATTAATCGTAAAATTGCTACCCTACGCAAATACTTTAAGTTTTTGCTGAGCGAGGCACATATTACTACTGTACCTACTGCTAAAGTGCAGGCGCTAAAAACTGCCAAGCAACTGCCGGTAGTGGTTGAAGACCAGAAGATGATGCAATTGCTGGATAGCGATACCTTGTTTACAGATGATTTTAAAGGTGTACGTGATAAGTTGATCATTGAATTGCTGTTCGGAACAGGTATTCGACTCTCTGAATTAACAGGCCTTACCGAAGGCGATATCAATACCTATGAAGCTACCATTAAAGTATTGGGTAAGCGCAATAAGCAACGTATTGTGCCTTTGAATAAAGAGTTGCAACAACTATTGCAAACCTATTTGGTGTTAAAAAAAAGTGAAATATTTGCTAACAATTCGTTAAAATTAATCGTTACCAATACAGGAGCTGATGCTTACGCCAAGATGATTTATTTGACTGTGCATAAATATTTAAACTACATATCTACTCAGAATAAAAAAAGCCCGCACGTACTGCGGCATAGTTTTGCCACTACCTTATTAAACAAGGGTGCTGACCTGAATGCAATAAAAGATTTGCTGGGCCATGCAAGTTTAAGTGCCACTCAAGTATATACTCATAACTCTGTAGAGCGATTAAAATCTATTTATAAACAAGCCCATCCAAAGGCATAA